The Salarias fasciatus chromosome 12, fSalaFa1.1, whole genome shotgun sequence DNA segment AAAACCTCCTGGGTTGGGTTTGCTCagtcctgtttgtgtttgtgagggaGGAGCTCAGGGCCTCTGTGGAGGTACAGACACTCGCTTGTGCTCTCAGACCTGATTCACGGGTCGTCCTGCCGCACGCTGACAGTTTGTACTCTTACTGTTGGTTTTCTTGTTTAGATAAACTCAGTTTTACTTCTTTAAATTTAATCGCACAGAAGCTTTCAGGTGCTGCCCTGAATAATCGTTTCAACAGAAATGGTTCATTTCTGCATCAAGCTGTTAATCTGGACCATGAAAGCATTTTAAGGCTCCACCCTCAAGAATCAGTCGTTTTCCTCCGTAGTTCGATTAGATTTTTGTAGACTGGAACCTTTGCTCttttttcaggctttttttaCTGACAGATGGAATCTGGTTTAGTTTGACTTATTATGGCCAAAGAAGCTTCTTGAAACCATTGCCGAGTCGCAGTCCATCTGTCTAATCGCACGAGAGCGATCTGCTCTGAGACGTCAGTCCTGAGCTGACGTGCCGCTCTGGCCGCAGGTCCTCCACCCGTGTGTCACGTGCGGAACCTGATGCTGTGGACGGCGGTCTACCTGCCCAGCTCCTCCCCCACCACGCCCTCCGACGACTCCTGCGCCCCCTACCCGGTGCCCGGCGCCGGCCCGGAGGACGCGCCCCTGGGCAGGTGAGCCTGGCCTGCTGGCACCAgctcccccacccctccacgCCCATGTAAGACCTCATCCAGACGGGCCGGTCCAGAGAGGCTCTGAGGAGGAACTGTGTTCCGTCACTGAGATTCTCTCTGTTAAAGTGCGAATGCTTTgcttcctttgttgtttttcctgctgctgcatcgttaACTCGCCGTTTTCTGTGAAATGTTTGAATCCCGGCGAACACGCTGAGTGATTGTTGGATTTCCTCCCCAGACGCACGAAGACTCGCTCTTTCGACAACTTGCCCAGCGCGTGTGAGCTGGGAAGCTCGCTGCCGCCCAACCGGCGCTCCAGCGACCCCAGCCTCAACGAGAAGTGGCAGGACCACCGGCGCTCTCTGGAGCTCAACATGGGGGCGGGGCCCGACGGAGGGGccggccaggaccaggaggcgCGGCCCAACGGAGTGGGGCCTCATCCGGACGGGCCGGACTCCGAACTGGACGACAGCCCGCAGCCTCGGGGTCAGGCGGCCTCCGGGAACCCGGCCGGCGAGGACGAGGGAGGCGGAGCTCTCCGTGGCGGTGGGCGTGGCCGAGGGCAGATGGAGAACATTCTCCAGGAAGCCACAAAGGAGGAGGCGGGAGCCGCCGTCTCCGGCGTCGCTAACGGCGACACCGAGGAGAAAGCCGAGGCGGGCGTCGAGGCGGAGCGTCGCTCTGAGGACGGTGACGGGACGGAGCTGCAGATACTCGCCAACggccaccttcctcctcctcagaacGGTGTGAGCgacccggaggaggaggaggaggacgaggctcCTCTCGGCGCCACGCAGAAGGACACGGAGCCGGACGAGCGTCCTGCCGAGGagccgccgggccaggcggcCCAGCAGAATGTAGAGGACTCCTCTGCTCAGGAGGACGTTGCAAACGGACCCGGCGAGCCCGAGCCCGCCTCCGCACGAAGAACTTTAACCAATGGATTTGTGGACACGTCCCCCGAAGACACGCACCCCGACTCGGACTCGGAGGCGGCGGAGCCACTGGACAAGAGGATCTCGCTCATGGAAAGTTCCACGGAGACTTTAACCGAAGAGGCCTGCGGCAGGTCGGATCAGACGCCCGTCTGTCCGAACCGGCCAGCCCTGCGGCGACGGCCGGGCCCCGCCGCCCTGCCCCAGGAGGGAGGGCCCCGGAGCCGACCGAGCACGGCCTCGGCAGGACTTTAAACGGGGGCTGCAAGCGCCCCTCCGTCAGTGCCTTTCAGAGTTCGAGCGCCGACGCCGGCAGGGACGAGGACGGCTCGACGGAGAGCCCGGCGGCGGCCCCCACTGGGCCAAAGGGAACGGCGAGCGGCCCCCCTCAGCCGACAGGTGTCCCTGGCGAGCTGCAACTCGCTGATCCTCCACCCGCGGGGCGGCTGCCCGCAGCACCGCTGCTGCCACGCCGCGGCGGGCCGGGCCGCCGTCAGCCCCGAGCAGCCGGCCCGCAGCCACCTGGACGACGACGGCCTCACGCTGCACGCGGACGCCGTCCAGCAGCGGCTGCGGCAGATCGAGGCGGGTCAccagatggaggtggagagcCTGAAGAAGCAGGTGCAGGAGCTGTGGAGCCGCCTGGAGAACCAGCAGCACGCCGGCTTCCACAGGATCAACGGGGACGTCGGAGACGAAGTGGTGAGACCCTGAAGGGGGCCGACTGCCgcccgaccccgaccccgaaCGGCCCGGACGATTGACCGTCTCTGTCCCCGCAGACCTCCATGACGGACTCGGAGTTCAACCTGGACGCCAACTGCTTGTCGCGCTGCAGCACCGAGCTCTTCTCCGAGGCCAGCTGGGAGCAGGTGGACAAGCAGGACACCGAGGTGAGCTGctcgggcggcggcggcggcggcggcggcccgggaGCGACGCCCTGTCTGTGAATTCACCCGCTCTGTGGGTTGCAGGTGACCCGCTGGTACCCCCCACCTGGCGGCGCAGTGCTACGGCTGTGAGAGCAGGTTCTGGCTCGCCACCAGGAGCACCACTGCAGGTACGTCCCGCGGCGGCGCAGTCCCGGTGCAGGATTAACCCCTTCACTCCCGATGGGTTCGTCTCTGGAGGTTTCAGGAGCGAGTCGCTGGTTTGGTTCATGGATCTTAAACCTTCCGGCTTTTTGATGAATCTGTGGGTTTTTATTGgagatctttttctttctttgttgccAGTTTATCTTGTTTGTAGCCAGATCTGACGGCGTGCTCGTGAGAAGTTTAACTCGGTGAACGCGTCGAGCGGTCGGTCTCAGCAGCAGGGCTTTaggaggttctggttccggtCAGTCAGTAGTTCTGTTGAGGGATCGAGCTCCGTCGGCCGATAGTGTTTCCTGTGACGCGTCGTCTCGTCCTCACCGTCTCCTGGAGTGTTTCTCAGTGGTGTTCAGtgacgaggtgtgtgtgtgtgctgtgtgtgtgtgtgtgtgtgtgtgtgtgtgtgtgtgtgttgtgtgtgtgtgtgtgtgtgtgtgtctgtgtgtgtctgtgtgtgtgtgtgtgtgtgtgtgtgtgtttgtgtccactgctcctgcagctcttaTCCATTGTCTgatcctctgctcctccacagtGGCAGGGAGCCTGTCCAGGAGGTCTGGTGAGATCCGGCTCCCTTGTCCCGCtctgccccgcccctcccctcctcccagcatcgctgcaccccctcctcctaaccccccctcccccctcacccctcccccctccccccctcaccCACCCGCTGCATCTGGGCCGTTCATCCTGTTTGGAGCAGCTTCTCGGggaacctctctctctctgctctctcattctctcctctctctctcctctctctctctctccctctctcccccccccccctccctctccttctctctgagGCGTATTGACTCGAGTGTGGTGTCCCGCGGCGGCAGTGTGTTTCCATCCGGCGGTCTCAAACCGTGACACCGGTGAGAGCACGCTGCTGCCAGCGGGCgcgctgtgattggtcgagggacaATTTACCGATTCATGGACAAAAGTCGACTATCCAaacaaaccccccccaccccccagcacCCTGGCAGCATGCTGCCCCCCAACCCCCTGAATCTCCCCCCCGCAGCTCGGCATGGCGTCGCAGGACGCCGTGGGGTTTCCGGGGGGGAGCAGGGCgcggtgtgtgtcggtgtgtcaGCATGGCCTCCATCAGCCCTGAGCTGCGGTGTTCCCCGCCTCCTCGTCCAGTCTTGTCTGTTTTGGTTGGGTTTTCTTTAACGGCTGAATGATCCGCTGATCCGCCGCCGAGCGTCGGCGCCGCGGCAGCATTGGCGTGAAGCTGAAGCCCCAGTCCCGCCGCTCGCCACTTCTTACACCTGTTTTATCAGCGCGTCCCCGGTGGTCGGAGTTAAGTCACATGATCACTTCTCCATCAAACAGATCACTGTCTCTCCATGTTTACTGTCCAGAGAGACTTTCACCAGCTTCACTTCAAACCGGctgcttttttctcttctctaaTTCAACCTGAGCAGCGACGGAGAGATCCAGTAGTTCCTCCTCAAACTGTGAGACATCAGCGCCAAACAGAAAACCTTTCTGGACATAAACCCAACATATTCAGTGTTTTACTCAACAACGTGGCAGTGATCTGTTGAGAAGGTTGAACGGAAAATATTAGtctggttttggtctttttatTGTATAATTACAAATTATCCAGTGAATTAGatttcttaatgttttttttaaatctaattcattactgttttttttcactgtttggtcttgaaaatgtttgaaaacctcCAATAATGTTTAAAGTTTGGTTTACTATCATCCAAGGCTAAAAATGTAAAGGAATAATATAACTGAGGAGATGAATTAAAGAAGTTTTAAGGTCATAAACGATGCTTTAATAGCGATATCGACACATGAAGCCAGGAGGTCGTTCCTGATCATCTGATTCGGAGGTGCTGACCCGGCCGGCTGTGGAGATGCAGGATAACGGCAGGTGTAAAGCGGTTCGGTCCTGAGACCACCCCCCCCCAGTGaccccgcctccccccgccccccctgtcTCCCTGCAGGAACTGCGGTAACGTGTTCTGCGCCAGCTGCTGCGACCAGAAGATCCCCGTGCCAGCCAGCAGCTGTTCCAGCCCCAGGCCGCGTCTGCAAGAGCTGCTACAGCAGCCTGCGGCTCGGCCCCCGcccccctggacctggagctggagctggacacGCCCATCACGGCCAGCTCCACCTGAGCGCCGCCGCACCCACTGGCCCGGGgactgcgagtgtgtgtgtgtgtgtgtgtgtgtgtgtggtttttttgtgtgtgcgagGGGAAATCATCTCACTGTGAGGGACGGGCGCCCGGCCATCAGTCCAGAGGAACGAGGACTTTTAGCTTTTCTCATCATCAACAAGTTCCTCATCTGACCTCCGCTCATCAGGCCCCTCCCCCTGCGGCGGTGGGACCGCCCCTCCCCCTGCGGCGGTCGGCTCCAGACATCCCCCAGAGGAAGAGGATTAAATGGTCACTCCACCCGAACAGCGACTCACCTCGACTCTCCATATCTCTGCTGCCCGTCTCGGTTCATCCGAGTCCCAGATCTCCCTCTGCGGACAgaacagctgcttcctgttttcgtTTCTTCCTCCTCGCCGTGGCGTTTGGCGCCCCGACCCTTTGACCCGGAGCCGTCGGGACgtttcctcccccctctgcaGCCTTCGCTCTCCGTCGCCTCGCAGAAGGAGCCTGATTCTGATCCGGCTCTTCCTGGAATCCACACCTTCGCTCACCTGTGGTTCTCTTTACCCAGCAGGCACTGGGAGCTGGACATCTCACCCACCTGTCGGTTCCCCCTATGACCCGGCAGGTGGAAGCAGAGCAGAAAGGGCttccccccccaccacctcccgACAGTTTCACCGAGACGGCTCTGCctcagcccacacacacacacacacacacactctctctttttGTAAAGTAAATggataaaatatatattcagaTACCTATATagcatttaagaaaaaaaatgtatagaaTCCTTGAATAGTGGCGCACTTAATTAGTcaccaaatgttttcttttttatttctgttttcttaaGTTGTTCtttgcagaagaagaagaagaagaggtaTATTTTGTGACCTGTTGAAGACGACGggtgtttatttttcaatagAGAAGCAGGGTGTCCTGTTTTGATGCTgcagtggttttttttcccatcccgTCGTTGCTCAAATCTTAtttattgaggtttttttttttttttttgccgttgtgttgctgtttcgaaaaaaaaaaaaaaaacaaatctggaAAATTCAATTTGCCACAAGATAATCAGTGTTTACGAGACGGAGAGCGAGAGGCGACGCCTATGCACTGAGAGAAAGGTGGTCCAAaacaccccacccccccgaccCCACCCAGACATGACTCCACCGACAAACGCTACCtctacacacactctcacacacacacacacacacacacactgagcattGGCCTTGGATCATTGTAAATCAGGTTTTCTGTGGAGAGGTACAGCAGAAGAGGTGGGAATCAGACCCGGGACCCTCACGCCGAGCGTCTGCGCCCAGCGGCGGTGGAATCCTCAGCTCTGGTGGGAGCGTCGAGAGAAccgctgtttgtttgttgttgactTGAATTTCTGCTGcagtccaccagggggcgcctCAATCACATCCAGTCTGATAACGCGCTTTAATAACGACCACCAGATGGCAGACTGAAGGagtctcaccccccccccccccacaccccccccccccaccctgagagcagcagcatgaggcctcgctccgtctcctccatcaATCCATGAATGTGAACTGTGTgtaaaagaaaagttaaaaaaaacaaacaaaaaaaggctaTTTTTTGCACATGAAGTTGACACTGCCACCGAGTGCATCCAAATAACGCTCAATCTGAACGCGTGCTGCGCTTCTCAGTAATGTAAGGACAGCTGGAGGCTGTgcgcatcacacacacacacacacgtttctgcgcttgttttgtttttctcccctgAAGTTCTCTCAATCTGCATtctgttgtatttttcatttcacgCCGACGTGCTCCATCAGACGCACGGCTGCGACGGCCCAGTAATCacatgcggtgtgtgtgtgtgtgtgtatgcgtcaagcatcagtgtgagtgtgtgagtgtgtgtgtgtgtctcttggTGGAGACTGGTGCCAAGCAGTTTGTTATTACGGGTCTCTCTCAAAGGGATCACTCGTGCTTTGGTTAGGTTGTCCTCCTCCcatcaggccccgccccctccctctcaCGCCCCGCCCCCCTCGTCTGTCTGATAAGCACTTTGAACCCTCTCCTGTCtgtcagaggagtgtgtgtgtagctgtacATAGCGGTTTCCTGTAACAACAAGTGCTCCTTGTTCAGTctgaatattttgtttttgttggatttTACTTTAAAGAGCATTACATCGTTGTAGAACTGAAGGAGAAATAAAGTAGGTGAACcttctgtgtggttttctagcagctccacacacacacacacacacacacacacatacatacatttttgaTACTTTCTAAACTATAATTGGTACTTTGGTTATTAAAATGAGTTAGTTGGGTCTATTTTTCAATTGACATTTCTCaatctgggtgtttttttttactgaagttATTTTCATGCACAGTAAACAATCCAATGTTAGATAAAATGGTCATTCTAATTATAAATTCTTCAGGAATCGGAGTGTTTTCACCCTTTGGTGTTGTTGAACGCTTattaaaatgaatatttcacagttaagaaaatagaaaaaaatagttCTCAAGTTTCTTCCAAAAAGTTTTTATAATCCTGTGTTCCTCTCAGATGCATCATATTGAGATAAATTGTGACTTAAAAACAAGTTCTGTTAGCTGACAATGGTTAGTTTTAAAGAAACGGGTGAAATGCAGACGATTCAAGGTTTAATGTGTGATATTTTAGAGTCCCAGTGCAATTCACTGTTCAATCTTAGCTAAACTTTCTCTCAGAGCTGatcaatattttctgttttattaattAATTAGGGGTCTAAAATATTCATCTTCAAAGTTTGTGACGTTTGAGTTTGTGGAAATGAAATATTGAGACAAAACATCAGTCATGATGTCGTTTTCAGGTTGAATTTCAACTAAAATCAGATTTTCCAGTTTATTTAGTCTTGACATACCAGTTTGtaccagcagagggagcatTGAGTCGACTCAGAGAAGACTAGTTTTTATGATCATTAGATAATCAATCAGTAGACCacaagcagaaagagaagagaaacagtgagaagtgactcactgctgccacctagtggacgaCAGAGGAACCACACTGGTTCACATTGAATCTTTCATagggtttgtttattttgaagtaAGAAGATCATTTACTATTTTAATCTGAAATGAATGTTTGGTTTAAGGCAGTGTTCCTTGAGAAAAACCCGTCTTTATCCATGTTTCTCTAtgcttttcattaaaactgcAGGAAACTGAAACCAGGAAGAAATCAGTCGGACACTTCAATCATGTTTAATGCATGTACTGGAATACATCTCTAAAAATCAAGGAAATCTTAAAGTCACCGTCTAACATCAACGACTACTTATTGAATGCAAATTTAAGTGAATACGTGACAGAAAAGAACAACCAAGAGAAAGAATCGAAGGTCGAAAAGCGACGAGTGCTGCTCTAAGGTTAGTCATGCTCACCGATGTGACGAATGCGGGTGGTCTCACTGCCTCTAAGGAAAACAAGCACCCCTGACGGTCACTAGACTTCATATCACTGCACAGAAACAGGACATCTGTACCATAATCAGCatcagcggcggcggaggcggcggacTAAAGAGCAAGCTGAGAGGCGGTCCGAGGCGCACCGCGTCCGGCATCACAGGCAGAGCTGCGGAGGAGGGGctagaaaaataaaggaaaatcaGCACGGGGAACGAAAACTCGGAGCCAGAAAACATTGCTTAGTTTTACAAAGAGTGGCCAGACGGCGGCCGGTCGCTCGGCCAAGCGGTCGTTCGCAGGTAAATATGAAAGGCCGAGTAGTGGCGAAGGACCCAGCAGGCCCAGAGAACCAAGACTGCTCAACCACTCCTGCTCAAATCCAACCCGgtgtgcaaagcgctgcctCCTCAAACCGCCTCCTCCCCGGCAGTTCAGACCCAAACGAAAGGTTTGACGGCGAATCTCTGAACCGGCGGCGTCTTAATCTCCCTGCAACATCTTTAGAAACtcggttaaaaaaaatagacatggCTTCCCCAGCCGACTCTTCCTCTGTGTCTATAAAAAACTCAGGGCGGCCGTATTACAAGGTCGTGTGTGTTTTAGAAAGTGACTCTCTGCAGGCGCGGCCCGGCGACCACCGCCCGAAAGGTCAGGAGGGTCACGGGAGACGCCTCccgctgcaggtgtgtgagccAGGAGCCGAGGCGGAGCGCTATGTACAGGTGAGGAGGCTCCAGcccacggtgtgtgtgtgtgtgtctgtgtgtgtgtgtgtgtgtgtgtgtcagtgtgcttGCACTCAGTGGTGTGAGGGGTTTTAATCTTCAGCCTCCGGTCGGGAGCGACGCCGCTCTGGATTCACACCGACGACTGATCCCACACCTGCAAGACAAGaccggggtcaaaggtcagcagtgCTTCATCCGCAGGGAGAAATGTGTTGAGATGTTTCTATGGAGGATGTCTGAAAGCCTCAGAGCAGTTTTAAAACAGTGTGGGTgtgaatgcgagtgtgtgtggctgtctgtctgtctgtgtgtttacgtGGGACTTTTATTCCTCCATAAATCAGACTCGagcctaattctgctctaaaatgaccacaaatataaaactttattcagaatgaaGTTTAAATCCGAATAGACCAGCggatttattctcctttggaagcagaatAGTCgtatatgctaattaggcgcgacttcattctggtcgttctgcgcatgctccgtcctgatgacgcaatattccaagatggcggcccgggTCCGCGTTTCGtctcgtatggagacgatttatttaacggcggTTGTAAAAGAATCGGACGTAATGAAACGAGTGGATCGACGGGCGCTTgacaacgcggacattttcaaagctgcggcgtcaaagttaatcgcgaaaaaagacgagaaaaactccgtttacttccgggagacgtcagtacgtcacggccgccccgtccaatcagaacgcttcacaacCCCACAGCGTgaaagaggatttaatccttcgttttcccatgtaaacaccaagatCATGAATATAAATccgaattacttaattcagaataaaacattCAGAATTATAACCACCCTGTACACACTCAGCGTGTGTGTCGCCGGCTGTCACACACCTTGTTGACGGGGGCGAGCTGGGTGCGCACGGAGCGGCGTGCAGCCGCGAGCCGTCCCCGAACCTCCCGGGGAGCGCTCCCTGCGGCTGTCAAGCACCCGGCCGGGCGACTTCTCGCGGTCCAGCGGCCGCGCCGGGGACTTGTCCCGCCGTAACTCGGTGCGGCCCTCGCGGTAGCGGTGCGGCGTGCTGGGCTCCCGGTGCAGACCGTCATGGCTGCCGGGGCCCGACGTCAAACGCTTGGTGATGTGCTCCGAGTAGGTGTGGGGGCCTCGCTTACTGGGCTCCTGAGGGGGGGCCGGCACACACACCGCTGGGTTTGagtctctcgcacacacacacactctcagactCACACTGACCCTCGGCTGGAGCCGGTCCTCTGCAGCTCTCCGGACTCCCGGATCAGGCTGCCCTTGCAGCAGATGACCCGCAGCTTGTTCTGGTAGGACGACGCCAGGTAGATGGCTCCCGAGGAGATGGCGGGGCCCAGGTAGCGGGGGTTGGGGATGTCCAGGTGGGCCAGGACCGCCGGActgagagaggcagaggacagAGCCGCCGCGTCAGAAACCAGGCTTCACCACCAGTCCGGGACGGGCGGGGGCCGGGGGTCTCACGTCAGAGCGGCGTGGGCCTGAACCTCGATGACGTCCAGCGAGTTGAAGTAGGTGACGAACAGGTAGGGCTCCCTGTaggctgggggagggggggggggggggcgaccaGCAGCTCAGTGAGGTTCATTATGATGAACGGTTTTACCAAAAAAGCTGAAGACGATATCTACCGAACGACAGCGGCAGGCGGCTCCACTTGATCTCCTCGGTGCGGCTTCTCCGTCCGTACGTGTCGACAAACACTCCGAACTCTGCCGCAGGAGCAGAAACAGCGTCCGGATCAGACCAGAACCCACCGCACAGAGCGGGAGGAGCCTCGTGTGCAACAATTCACAGTATCTACAGGTTTGGTCCAGTGGGAATTCAATGGAGGTGTAAAGTTACAaagggggggcggagccacaaaCAGGCCACCGGATCTGATGTGGACCATAGAAATCTAtcggagcgagagagagaggagccaaccgtggaaacacagcagataCTCCTCCTTCTGCAGGCTGCTCGCCACCTGCATGATGGCGATGGGGAAGCTGTGAGACGAGGCGGCGAACACGGCCGAGGCCAGCGACATGTCGTTCTTATCCAGGAActctgcagaggagaggagaggaccaggtgaagcaagaggaggaggaggaggaggcttcactgaactctgcttttctctctgaTTTATTCATCTATTTGTTCCTCTGGAGGTGTTTTCCTGTTATTGACTTTCTGTTGTGAATACGCTACATGTAATTATGTGTTTCCCCATCTGGAGCCAACATCTGATTGCTTTTCGTGCCTTTAGGTATGAGAGCATGAATCTTtttaaacagacaaacacaaacagaatctTCCCCCAACCGAGA contains these protein-coding regions:
- the mtmr3 gene encoding LOW QUALITY PROTEIN: phosphatidylinositol-3,5-bisphosphate 3-phosphatase MTMR3 (The sequence of the model RefSeq protein was modified relative to this genomic sequence to represent the inferred CDS: inserted 15 bases in 11 codons; deleted 3 bases in 3 codons) codes for the protein MEEEGQQSLECIQANQIFPKKSPVLEEENMQVPFPELHGEFTEYVGRAEEAIIALSNYRLHIKFKESVVNVPLQLIESXECRDMFQLHVTCKDCKIVRCQFSTFEQCQEWLKRLNAVVHPPSRLEDLFSFAFHAWCMDVYAGEKEQHGELCRPGEHVTSWFKNEVERMGFDTQNAWRISDINSKFRLCPSYPQQLLVPAWITDKELENVAAFRSWKRFPAVVYRHQTTGAVIARCGQPEVSWWGWRNSDDEHLVQSIARACAVDGSSRRHLPNGGYTNGSDLPDTDFESSMTNSSEVETLAIQPHKLLILDARSYAAAVANRAKGGGCECPEYYPNXEVVFMGMANIHSIRKSFQSLRFLCTQMPDPANWLSALESTKWLQHLSLLLKAALLVVNAVDXDQRPVLVHCXDGWDRTPQIVALSKLLLDPYYRTIEGFQVLVETEWLDFGHKFADRCGHGENSEDLNERCPVFLQWLDCVHQLQRQFPCSFEFNEAFLVKLVQHTYSCLFGTFLCNSGKEREDRHVQERTCSVWSLLRPANRTLRNMLYSSHSEIVRPPPVCHVRNLMLWTAVYLPSSSPTTPSDDSCAPYPVPGAGPEDAPLGRRTKTRSFDNLPSACELGSSLPPNRRSSDPSLNEKWQDHRRSLELNMGAGPDGGAGQDQEARPNGVGPHPDGPDSELDDSPQPRGQAASGNPAGEDXREAELSVAVGVAXGQMENILQEATKEEAGAAVSGVANGDTEEKAEAGVEAERRSEDGDGTELQILANGHLPPPQNGVSDPEEEEEDEAPLGATQKDTEPDERPAEEPPGQAAQQNVEDSSAQEDVANGPGEPEPASARRTLTNGFVDTSPEDTHPDSDSEAAEPLDKRISLMESSTETLTEEACGRSDQTPVCPNRQPCGDGRAPPPCPRREGPGADXEHGLGRTLNGGCKRPSVSAFQSSSADAGRDXGRLDGEPGGGPHWAKGNGERXPLSRQVSLASCNSLILHPRGGCPQHRCCHAAAGRAAVSPEQPARSHLDDDGLTLHADAVQQRLRQIEAGHQMEVESLKKQVQELWSRLENQQHAGFHRINGDVGDEVTSMTDSEFNLDANCLSRCSTELFSEASWEQVDKQDTEVTRWYPXHLAAQCYGCESRFWLATRXHHCSGREPVQEVWNCGNVFCASCCDQKIPVPASSCSSPGRVCKSCYSSLRLAPAPLDLELELDTPITASST